The following are encoded in a window of Rhodothermales bacterium genomic DNA:
- a CDS encoding DUF2075 domain-containing protein has product MRLYAGSSRQFIQDTTQNQIAGKLKEAFFAFYGFNPSPGEQNSWTNSLRALALVFSQARLDDHGVIFEYQLPLSSKRLDCMVTGRDEAGSDKAVIIELKQWQICEVSTGDGEVVTFVGGAKRDVLHPSVQVGNYHRYLCDTHTAFYEGASPVELLACSYLHNYSFDPHDALFDPKFTSHLDTYPVFTADQTEHLTGFLTTQVGAGDGMEVLRRVEESRYRPSKKLMQHVARVIDGQPQYVLLDEQQVVYDKVFAAARGGFHDRKKTVLIIKGGPGTDKSVVAINLMADLLRKGYNAHYATGSRAFTETLRRVIGNRGGIQFKYFNSYMEAQRDEIDVLICDEAHRIRKNSNNQWTPASKRKAIPQIEELLYAAKVSVFFIDDDQVVRPDEIGSVAHIKEHAAAFDARVEEYELEAQFRCNGSDGFLNWVNNTLQIRRTANALWHSAEETFDFKIYESVHALDEAIRHKVAEGATARLTAGYCWPWSKKVLMDGSLENDVVIGDFARPWNARSDVTGLQKGIPKSNLWAYEPGGIDQVGCVYTAQGFEFDYVGVIFGTDLRYDLDAQSWIGDKTASYDSALKRSKEQFLGLVKNTYRVLLSRGMKGCYVHFLDKNTERFFKSRMMG; this is encoded by the coding sequence ATGCGCCTCTACGCCGGCTCCTCCCGTCAATTCATTCAGGACACGACTCAGAACCAGATCGCCGGCAAGTTAAAGGAGGCGTTCTTCGCCTTCTATGGCTTTAATCCCTCCCCTGGTGAACAAAACTCGTGGACAAATTCCCTCCGCGCCCTCGCCCTTGTGTTTTCGCAGGCCAGATTGGACGACCACGGGGTGATCTTTGAATACCAACTGCCGTTGAGTTCGAAGCGCCTCGACTGTATGGTTACCGGACGCGATGAAGCGGGCTCCGACAAGGCGGTGATCATCGAACTCAAACAGTGGCAGATCTGCGAGGTCTCAACGGGCGACGGCGAGGTGGTCACCTTTGTGGGCGGTGCGAAGCGCGACGTGTTGCACCCGTCTGTGCAGGTAGGCAATTATCATCGCTACCTGTGCGACACGCATACGGCGTTTTATGAGGGCGCGTCGCCAGTGGAGCTACTGGCGTGCAGTTATCTGCACAACTACAGCTTCGATCCACATGACGCACTGTTCGACCCGAAGTTTACGAGCCACCTGGACACCTACCCGGTGTTTACGGCGGACCAGACCGAGCATCTCACGGGCTTCCTTACGACGCAAGTGGGCGCCGGCGACGGCATGGAAGTCCTGCGCCGCGTGGAAGAAAGCCGGTATCGCCCGAGCAAGAAGCTCATGCAACACGTGGCCAGGGTGATCGACGGGCAGCCGCAGTACGTGTTGCTCGACGAACAGCAGGTCGTGTATGACAAGGTCTTCGCCGCGGCGCGGGGTGGCTTTCACGACAGGAAGAAGACCGTGCTCATCATCAAGGGCGGCCCGGGTACCGACAAGTCGGTCGTCGCGATCAATCTAATGGCGGACCTTCTCCGCAAGGGATACAATGCCCACTATGCGACGGGGTCGCGGGCGTTTACAGAGACACTGCGCAGAGTGATTGGCAATAGGGGCGGGATCCAGTTTAAATACTTTAACAGCTATATGGAAGCGCAACGGGACGAGATCGACGTGCTCATCTGCGACGAAGCGCACCGGATTCGCAAGAATAGCAATAACCAGTGGACGCCGGCCTCAAAGCGTAAAGCCATCCCGCAGATCGAGGAGCTACTTTACGCCGCAAAGGTTTCGGTCTTCTTTATCGACGACGATCAGGTCGTTAGACCGGACGAGATTGGGTCTGTAGCGCACATTAAGGAACACGCCGCTGCGTTTGACGCACGCGTAGAGGAATACGAGTTGGAAGCCCAGTTCCGGTGCAACGGGTCGGACGGCTTCTTGAACTGGGTCAATAATACACTCCAGATCCGTCGTACGGCGAATGCTCTCTGGCATTCCGCCGAGGAGACCTTCGATTTCAAAATCTACGAGTCGGTGCATGCGCTGGACGAGGCGATCCGGCATAAGGTAGCCGAAGGAGCTACGGCACGGCTGACCGCTGGCTATTGCTGGCCCTGGTCGAAAAAGGTATTGATGGACGGCTCTCTTGAAAACGATGTAGTCATCGGCGACTTTGCCCGGCCGTGGAATGCGCGGTCGGATGTGACGGGACTGCAGAAAGGCATTCCGAAATCGAACCTCTGGGCCTACGAGCCCGGTGGTATAGATCAGGTGGGGTGTGTCTATACGGCGCAGGGGTTCGAGTTCGACTACGTCGGGGTCATCTTCGGGACCGACCTGCGCTACGACCTGGATGCTCAGTCGTGGATCGGCGACAAAACGGCTTCCTACGATAGTGCATTAAAACGCTCGAAGGAACAGTTCCTGGGACTGGTCAAGAACACCTACCGTGTCTTGCTATCACGCGGCATGAAGGGGTGCTACGTGCATTTCCTGGACAAGAACACGGAGCGGTTTTTCAAGAGCCGGATGATGGGGTGA
- a CDS encoding DUF262 domain-containing protein, which produces MTTFDSTKASLNDLLREILEGKIQLPDFQRGWVWDDDHIRDLLVSIARSFPIGAVMLLEAGGEVRFETRPVEGLEDRIPKGQAPEKLILDGQQRLTTLTQALALKEPVRTTTAKGKKIKRHYYFDIQKALDAPHALEEAVLAVDENRQVRSNFGRDVELDLSSTELECRQLFFPCNQIMSSDAWEATLHRVAPEQFGTYMSFRSQILTPFRNYQLPVIQLKKETSKEAVCLVFEKVNTGGVQLSVFELITASYAADGFNLRDDWFGSKTRKVDSRKERLEKDPLLRGIEATEFLQAISLLHTAELREKDLRDGKSGKQVRPVSAKRADVLQLPLESWKKWADELEAGFHNVARFLRKECFYSRRELPYSTQLVPLAAVLARLKDRWREPRIYDKLARWFWSGVLGELYGGAVETRMANDFDELLRWFEEDDSLPRTVRDANFQPERFDTLRSRLSAAYKGINILVLREGSKDWFWKASIRELDADEIALDIHHIFPRDWCEKQGISRDLYDSILNKTPISYKANRKVGGDAPSRYLPKIQQEKQVGLNDTEMDSLLSSHALSPGLLRQDAFGDFLEDRRIRLCRLVERAMGKPVIQYPEGDEYED; this is translated from the coding sequence ATGACGACTTTTGACAGCACGAAAGCCTCGCTAAACGACTTACTCAGGGAGATCCTTGAGGGAAAGATCCAATTGCCCGACTTCCAGCGCGGTTGGGTCTGGGACGATGATCACATTCGCGATCTGCTCGTGAGTATCGCACGGTCTTTTCCAATCGGTGCTGTCATGCTCCTTGAAGCCGGCGGTGAGGTACGTTTCGAGACTCGCCCCGTTGAAGGACTTGAAGACAGGATTCCAAAGGGCCAAGCGCCAGAGAAACTGATACTTGACGGGCAGCAACGCCTGACAACGCTTACGCAGGCACTTGCGCTCAAAGAACCTGTACGCACCACTACGGCTAAAGGGAAGAAGATCAAACGGCACTACTACTTCGATATCCAGAAGGCTCTGGACGCTCCGCATGCGTTGGAAGAGGCGGTTCTCGCTGTCGATGAGAATCGTCAAGTTCGTAGCAACTTCGGACGCGATGTCGAACTTGACCTGTCTTCGACAGAGTTGGAATGCCGCCAGCTCTTTTTTCCCTGCAATCAGATTATGAGCTCTGACGCGTGGGAAGCTACCTTGCATCGGGTCGCGCCTGAACAGTTCGGGACGTACATGTCTTTCAGAAGCCAGATACTGACACCGTTCCGGAACTACCAGCTCCCTGTCATCCAACTGAAAAAGGAGACGTCCAAGGAAGCCGTCTGCCTTGTTTTTGAAAAGGTGAATACGGGCGGGGTGCAGTTGTCCGTATTTGAGCTTATCACGGCTAGCTACGCTGCGGACGGATTCAACCTTCGTGACGACTGGTTCGGTTCTAAGACGCGCAAGGTGGATTCTCGCAAAGAACGATTGGAAAAGGACCCGCTCCTCAGAGGAATCGAAGCGACCGAATTTTTGCAGGCGATCAGTCTGCTGCACACGGCCGAACTGCGAGAGAAGGATCTCAGGGATGGTAAATCGGGCAAGCAAGTGCGTCCGGTAAGTGCCAAACGCGCTGATGTGTTGCAGTTACCATTGGAATCGTGGAAAAAGTGGGCCGATGAATTAGAGGCGGGGTTCCACAATGTGGCGCGCTTTCTACGAAAAGAGTGCTTCTACAGCCGGCGTGAACTACCCTATAGCACCCAATTGGTACCCTTAGCAGCTGTACTTGCGCGGCTCAAAGACCGTTGGCGTGAGCCTCGGATTTATGACAAGCTGGCGCGTTGGTTCTGGTCCGGCGTGCTTGGAGAGCTTTACGGCGGTGCGGTTGAGACACGGATGGCCAACGACTTCGATGAGCTGTTGCGTTGGTTTGAAGAGGACGATAGTCTCCCACGCACGGTACGAGATGCTAACTTCCAGCCCGAACGTTTCGACACGCTGCGCTCTCGGCTAAGTGCCGCCTACAAGGGGATCAATATACTTGTACTACGAGAAGGCTCGAAGGATTGGTTCTGGAAAGCCAGTATCCGGGAGCTTGACGCGGATGAGATCGCACTGGACATCCATCACATTTTCCCTCGCGACTGGTGCGAAAAACAAGGAATTAGCAGGGACCTATACGATAGCATTCTCAATAAGACGCCTATCTCGTACAAGGCGAATCGAAAAGTGGGTGGTGATGCGCCATCTCGGTATCTGCCGAAGATTCAGCAGGAGAAGCAAGTCGGCTTGAACGACACCGAGATGGATTCATTATTGTCAAGTCACGCACTATCTCCTGGTTTGTTACGACAAGATGCGTTTGGTGATTTTCTGGAAGATCGTCGCATAAGATTGTGTCGGCTGGTCGAGAGGGCAATGGGGAAACCGGTAATTCAGTACCCTGAGGGCGATGAATACGAGGACTAA
- a CDS encoding restriction endonuclease, translated as MSTQIPTYKSMIDPLLRLLASRDGPVKTADVYAGIAEMVGMTAEDKRELLPSGTQPVYINRIGWAQDALKRSGLADAPRRGHWKITNDGKLLLEKHGGRVPEFVAHDIALRNRNTPLVDLSQPHQPTGPTPPDTDQNEKSPEEKIEEGLQEIRASVSRQIHEYVMKATPEFFEQLVLDLLLAMGYGANRDSLQRVGGSGDGGIDGIISLDKLGLEKVYIQAKRWKGSVGSPEIQGFVGALQLNGANKGVFITSGMVSRPAVDSARRANMVLIDGERLASLMIEHEVGVSSMIRKIPQLDSDYFEE; from the coding sequence ATGAGTACACAGATCCCCACCTACAAATCGATGATCGATCCGCTCCTACGGCTACTTGCCAGCAGGGACGGTCCCGTAAAAACCGCCGATGTGTATGCCGGGATTGCCGAGATGGTTGGCATGACCGCAGAGGACAAACGCGAACTATTGCCAAGTGGCACACAACCTGTTTACATAAATCGGATTGGCTGGGCACAGGACGCTCTGAAGCGAAGTGGCTTGGCTGACGCTCCGCGACGCGGACATTGGAAGATCACAAACGATGGAAAGCTGCTTCTTGAAAAGCATGGAGGCAGGGTGCCAGAGTTTGTAGCCCACGACATCGCCCTTAGAAATCGGAACACCCCCCTTGTCGATCTGTCTCAACCACATCAACCGACAGGACCAACGCCTCCGGATACAGACCAAAATGAAAAAAGTCCTGAGGAAAAAATCGAGGAAGGACTGCAGGAAATCCGGGCAAGCGTATCCAGGCAAATCCACGAGTATGTCATGAAGGCCACCCCAGAATTCTTTGAGCAACTTGTCCTCGACCTACTGCTCGCGATGGGCTATGGCGCCAACAGAGATTCCCTCCAACGCGTGGGCGGCTCGGGCGATGGCGGTATCGACGGCATCATATCGTTGGACAAACTGGGATTGGAGAAGGTTTACATTCAGGCCAAGCGCTGGAAGGGCTCTGTAGGCAGTCCAGAGATCCAGGGATTTGTTGGCGCACTTCAGCTCAACGGTGCCAACAAAGGCGTTTTTATCACTTCGGGTATGGTCTCAAGGCCGGCTGTGGATTCAGCCCGTAGGGCCAATATGGTACTCATCGATGGTGAGCGGCTTGCTTCCCTCATGATAGAACACGAAGTGGGAGTCAGCAGCATGATTAGAAAGATACCGCAGTTGGATAGCGATTACTTTGAGGAATAA